The Candidatus Nitrospira nitrosa sequence CTGTTGGCGCAGAGGCGGATGATATTGCCGGTGTTCGGAGGAATCTCGGGTTGATAGAGAATGACGTCGAACATCTAGGGGGGAGTGTAACACGACCGCTATCTGCGGCACGACGATCCTGAGGTGGGTTGCCACGGCATAGCTTAGGTTACGGGGTTGGGAGAATTGTACCCGTGAGGATTGAAGCTCTGCCACTTCCACGTATCGACGCACATGTCGGCGAGGCTTCGGTTCGCTTGCCAGCCGAGTAGGGCAGCTGCTTTGCTAGGATCGGCGTAACAAGCTGCGACGTCGCCTGGTCGACGAGGCGCGATCTTGTATATCACCGGTTTGCCGCTGGCTTGTTGGAATGCCCGCACAATCTCCAGTACGCTGTACCCAGTCCCGGTTCCCAGATTGACCGTAAGGCATTCCGTTTGGTGCGGTGCACGCCCAAGCGCTTCCAGTGCCTTAAGGTGCCCGATGGCGAGGTCCACGACGTGGATGTAGTCACGTACGCCGGTCCCATCCAGCGTGGGATAGTCTTCACCGAACACGTTGAGGTGCGGACGACGGCCGACCGCCACTTGCGCCACGAACGGCATCAAGTTATTCGGCGTGCCCTGCGGATCTTCTCCGATCAATCCACTCTCGTGCGCGCCGACCGGGTTGAAGTATCGGAGTATCCCGATACGCCATGAGGTGTCGCTGCGCTGCACATCACGGAGGATGTGCTCAACCGTGAGTTTCGTTTGCCCGTAGGGATTGGTTGCCGAAAGCGGATGATCTTCCGTCAACGGCAGCCGTTGCGGGTCGCCGTACACCGTGGCGGAGGAGCTGAACACCAGCGTCTTGACGCCACAGAGGCCCATCGCTTCCAACAGACGCAGAGACCCGACGACATTATTGTCGTAGTAGGCGAGTGGTTGTTGCACGGACTCGCCGACGGCTTTGAGTCCCGCAAAATGAATCACCGCATGTGCGCCACTTTCCCGCAGCGCCGTCACTAGCGCATCATGGTCTCGGATGTCGCCACGGATGAGGCGGAGCTGTTTTCCTGTGATCCGTTGGACACGTTCGAGTGATTCAGGATGGCTGTTGCAGCAATTATCAAAGACGGTCACGTCATGTCCCGCCTGAAGTAGTTCGACGCAGGTGTGAGAACCTATATACCCGGCACCACCTGTCACTAAAATCACGGCGTACCTCCAGTAGAATTGTTGTCAGGGATTCGACTTGGGCTAGACTAACGAGATCATGAATGGCGGTCAAGGAATGGATTGAATCAACGGTGCGACTTATGAAGGGCGGTATGATGGAAGCCCTGTCGGATATATTTGCTCTGCTTCTTGGTATAGTGAGTTCCACAGGCAGAGGAGTGTACAACACAACAATGATCGTAGTATCTGCTAGGCGAGGCTTCGGGAGGCGACAGCAGCCCTTCGCTCAAGTGGTTCGAGTGGTGAGCCTGCTGGTGCTTGTTGTGGTAGCTGCTCCCTGCGCTCTCGCAGATGATGGGCGGAGGGCTTCGGTTGAACAGATAGTTGAACAGGCCAAATCGGCCTGGGACAGTGGGGCAGTGACCTCAGCGCTTGAATTGCTCGAACAAGGGGTACATGCCCATCCACATGCGCCTGCTCTTCATAAGTTGCGCGGGGATATTCTTTCCACGTTTCGCGATCCAAAGGAAGCCGTTCATGCCTACGATCAAGCTCTTGCTGCAGAGCCTGCTGCGCTGGATGTCCGTTGGGCGAAATGGGCAGTGCTGGTTCGGTGGGGACAGGAAGCTGAGGCGATTGCCGAGCTTCGCTCCATCGCACAGATTGATGCTCAGAATCCACTGGCCCATTGGCGGTTGGCACAGGAGCTTCGAAAAATAGATCGTTTGGAGGATTCGCTCGAGTCCTATCAGCGGGCGGTGGAACTGAAGCCCGAGTTCCTGGGCTGGCGACTAGCCTTGGCCCGTGCCCGCTTTGACGTGCTGGATTATTCAGGCGCGGATGCTGATCTTCGTTATGTACTGGAACACGTTCCGCCTGGTTCTCCTCTTGAGCTACCGGCCAAGAATCAACTTGCCCAGCTCCATGAGTCGATGGAGCGAGGGCGACGCTTCACCCCGGCACTGACGCCCACGGCCTCTGCCACACAGCTGAAGGAATGGGCCGCCATGCGGTCGGATGCCTGGAAGTTGTTTGAGGCAGGGCGATACCGAGAAGCTGAACCGGTGTATCGTCGGTTGCTGATGCTCAATCCCAGTGATCCCATCGCCACCCATCAATTAGGGCTGACGCTCATGGAATTGGACCGGTGCGAGGAGGCGCTCGCGGTGTTCGGCAATATCTCGAACCTCAATCCGAACGAGGAGGATTTTGCAGATACGACGTTCCGGATGGGACAGTGTTATGTGAAATTAGAACGGTGGGACGAAGCCTTCATCCACTTTCAACTGTTGTATGACGCAGCCGTTGAGTTTGAGCAGGCGAATAAGGATGTCCCCTTTCCAGCCGGCACTCGCGTGCTTGCGAAGGACAAAATTGCTCGGTGGCTCGATAAGGTGAAGCCCCATGTTCCTGAGCTGGTGAAGCTGAAGGAGGAAGAGGCGAACAGGGAACGCGAGGTACGTGACCAGCCCGTACCATCGGAAGAAGCCCTCTATGCGAGGGCAACTGAAAGAATAAAGGCACAGAAGACGTTGGAAACAGGGGCGGCGATTGCCGGTCGCGACGCCGATTTCAGCTGGTTTCGATTCGTGATTCCGGCGACCAAAGTCGTGCGCGATGACTTTCCAACCGGCGCCCACGAGTTCATTCCCCTCAATCCTGGCGACACATTCTCGACCACTCAATCAGAAATTTATTTGGTGTTTCGACTGCTGTCGGATTCATTCGATGCCGTGCCACTGACTGCGCGATGTTCAGTTGAAACTCGTGATATGACGGAAGACCAGCAGACGCTGGTCCAGGATCGCGTCATGACCACCACGAATGATCGCTCGGGCTATTTTCTTCTCACCCCTCCGAAAACAGGCTGGTCTCCAGGCCTCTACCGCTGCGGCCTGTTTGCTGGAGAACAGACCTCGGCTTATTCGTATGTGGACGAGGTCCGGTTTAGGATTATCGAAGCTCGCTGACTATCGAATCCACTGTTTTATTCCTCGATGCTACTTACCTGGTCCAAAGAGTTGAGCCACGAGCTGATCGCGACTGATGTCAAAATGGGTTGCGACATCAGTAAGAATTGCCGAAAGCGTTCCAATACGGAGCGGTGAATGTTGTGGGATTGTGATGTGGTGCTCGCCATGTTGAAGCGTCGTGAGGCGAAGATGGCTACCGGCCTGGCGAGTAATGGAATAACCGAGCTGGCGAAGTGCTTGGGCGAGATCATTTCCAGACAGATCGCGAGGAAGCCTCATACGGCGATAACTTCTTCGCGAACATGGTGGAGGCGAACAATTTTTGGGCCCTTTCCTTCCTCAAAGTGACAGCGGACTGCATCCCTGACTTTTTCAGGCAATTCTGCCAGGGTATCCGCTTCAGTAAAAATAGATTGGCCTAGTGCGCGGGCGGTAAATCCACCATCAGGGGCTTCTTCGACAAGGAAGATCAATTCGCTCATTATTAAGCCTCATCAAGTATTCCTTGGTCATCGTAGCTTGGTGTTGCTACGTTGTCCAGCCCTGCTGGATTCTTTATGAGACTTCGTTGGGCAGCCAATTTCCCCTTCAGCATCCACGTCGAGGATGTCGGTAGCCCCGCCTAAGTGGACAAATGTCCCAAGAACAGTAACCCCAATTGATCTCTTTTCCTACTCAGAGGTAGACTGAGGGCGTGACTCCTACCAAATCCCCTCCAACAAGAAATTGGCAGCTGAGTGGCATGATTGCGCGATGGGTGGGAATCATTGCCATTGCCCTCGGCTTCGTCATCGGCATGTACGGTCTTGATCATCCTGACTCACATTGGTTACAGACTGCATTGGGGTTACTCGTGACTGGGATGGTGGCCCAAGGCTATGCGCTCTACTGCTCGATCAAACGGATGCAGCAAAGAAACTACTGACCAGCGTAGCTGCATCTATTTCCCTATCAATTTCCATTAACTGACCGGACTGGAGTATTCTTGAGCGTCAACGTCGACGCATTTTGTTGTTGTGAGTATGCCATGGGGAAGAAGCGGGTTTCTAATCCTCCGGTACCTACATCAAGCGGTGGGGCTAGGCTGTCAAGATCTCAACGAGCCTTGGACAAGAAGCTTTCTGATATTGATGGAAATAGAATTGAGCAAGGGCAAGAGGCTTACGGGCTTTCTCGAATTTATCAAGGCTCCATCTATGTTATGGGAGACTTGGTGAATGTGGATCGTTTCGCTCATGCCGCTCATGGTTTCCGAGAATTAATGGAGAAGTTGGCACGTAGTGTTCCTTCAGCTCAAGTGCCGAGTTCAAAAGGAAGCCCACCCACGTTGAACGCAATGGTTAAGGACATAGGTAAAGCATGGGGGAAAGCAAAGAGGAACACCAAGAATCTAAATGGTGGGAAATGGGAGGGAGTAATTGATCCCCACATCGCAAAGTTTCTTGGATCCTTAGAGCATTTTTTTAATGCCGCAAACACTTTTAAGCCCCCCAAAGCTCATCAGGGAGAGAATTTGCTGAAGTACACAGATTTTCAATGGTACCCTCTTCCGGAACAGATTGAGCGGATCCGTATTCAAGAGTGGAGAGCCTATGATGAATACTTCCAGAGAATTGCCCATCACGGATCTCTAGCTAGTGAAGATGAGTTCGCAAGATATGTAAGAAGCTTTGAAGAATTCCTATTGGCCCGTTTAATCCCCAAGACTAGTCGTTCAAAGAGGACATTACTTGCGATAATTAAAGAAGGCGAAGGAAATGTCTAGCCGTGAACTCGTCAAGAAGGCGCTTCAGGCTATAGAGCGGCCAGTAGACTTTGAATTCTTCTTTAGTGAATTGAAGTCGCCAGATTGGCTGGAACCTCTCGCCGCAGAGGGCGTGTTTGACAAGCCGTATCCTCCAGTTGAGGAGAAAGAATGGATCAGTTTTCCCATGTGGCCCCCCTCAAGGTATCTGGTACGGATGGCTGAGAAAGCGCCGGATCTTGTTGCACAACTTGCACTACGAATCCCAGAAACTGCTAATGTCAGAATCCACGAAGACCTTACTGATGCTTCCCTTGCGATGCCCCCAGATATTGCTCAAAGAATAGTTCCCAAGGCGATAGGGTGGGCTAAGTCCAAGTATCAGCTTCGACTCGCAGACAGGCTCGGAAAATTGATCAGTCATCTCGCTCATGGGGGACAAATTGAGAAGGCGTTAGACCTAGCGACGGCATTGTTAGAGCTGCACAAAGAGCAGAAAGAGCCGATAGAAGGCTTTGAAGGTGAAAAGCTCTCATATCCACCCGAACCAAAATCAGTTCTTTCTGATTGGAACTATGAGCGTATTTTAAAGGAGCATATCCCCGATCTGGTTTCAGCAGAGGGATTGAAGGCGCTCGATTTACTTTGTGATCTGCTTGAGCAGGCCATTGTTTTCTCGGGTGGGGACGCAGACACAGAGTCAGAAGACTATTCATATATTTGGAGAACTGCAATCGAAAGTCACAGCCAGAACGAAGGGCGGGATTTAAGAGGAAGTCTGGTGTCGGCTGTACGCGATGCAAGCGAAGCAATCACCGCTGCTAACCCAATGCTCGTCCGAGAGGTTGTCCGCTGTGTGCGTTACAACTCGCATAATGCGACCCCTCGCAAATGGAAAGTGTTCGACAGGATCGCGCTCCACATCATAAGGGAACGTCCGGACGCGGTAAGCGACCTTATTCGGGGAGAACTGTTGAAGCCTACAAATTTTGACGATACAGGTATCTCGCATGAGTATCGCCTCCTTTTAAAAAAAATGTTTGGAGTACTGGACTTGTCAGATCAGCAGATCATTCTAGGTTGGATTGAGGCTGGGCCTCCTGACGTGGATGGATGGGTACAGCGTGTCACGGAAGCAACTGGCGAGGCCCCGAGCGTAGAAGACACGGAAAAGTATAAGAGGGCCTGGCAACTTAAGAGGTTGGCCGTCTTTAGTGAGTCGCTTTCTGAGCCGTGGGTAGGTCGATACCGCGCTCTAGTGGAGGAATTTGGTCCACCCGAATATCCAGAATTCTCTTTCTATTCGATCGGCGTTACGAGAGGACCCATGAGTCCCAAGAGGGCAACTGACCTGTCGCAGATGCAAGAAGATGAACTTTGCCGATTCTTAACGGATTGGAAGCCAGGAGAAGAAGTGCTCGGCATTGTGCCGTCCCGAGAAGGATTGGGGCGAGAGATCAGTCAAATGGTGGCGAACGATCCTGCAAAGTATGCTCCGCTTGCACCGTCGTTCGAAGGACTTGACCCCACCTACGTCCGGTCATTCCTGCAAGGGTTTCGAGATGCGATTGGGCAAAAGAAGCCGTTTGCATGGGCCCCGGTAATCGACTTGTCATATTGGGTAGTAACTCAGGCAAGAGAAATTGCTGGTCGCAAAGTTGACAAGTGGGGGACGGATCCGGATTGGAGTTGGGCACGTAAGACTGTGGCAGGTTTGCTCTCGTCAGGCTTTTTGGAAGGTGGTGGTTCTATCCCATGGCATTTGCGAGAACGGGCGTGGGCAGCTCTCATCCCCGTTACCAATGATCCACACCCTGAACCTGAGGACGAAGTCGAAAGAATAGGGCTCAGCGCCGACCCGTCACATGTTGCGATCAACAGCGTTCGAGGGGAAGCTATCGAGGCCGTAGTTCGCTATGCCTGCTGGGTCAAGCGAAATCTATCTAACGAAGGCAAGAAGAGATTAGCTGGGCAGGGGCTAAAGTCGATGCCAGAAGTTCGCGATGTGCTGGATGCACATTTAGAACCAACAAGAGATCCCTCACTGGCGATTCGATCTGTATATGGTCTTTGGTTCCCCACACTTCATTGGTTAGATGACAAGTGGGCAATTCAAAATGTTAGGAAGATCTTTCCCGAGACGACCGGGTTGCGCAAGTACAAAGACGCTGCATGGGACGCCTACATCATTTTCTCAACGCCATACCTAAACATGTTGGATGTCCTGCGTGCACAATACTCAAGAGCTGTCGCAGAACTTAACAGTTCATTAACCATTGAGCATGGGGTAGGAGATCCCAAAGAGAAATTGGCCGAGCATTTGATGACCTTCCATTGGCACGGCAAACTGCCTTACCGAGGGACATCGGGGATTCTAGGAAAATTCTTCTCAATCGCTACCGATAAGCTCCGCGGGCACGCGCTTGAGGTCCTGGGGCGATGGATTCATTCCTCAGGAAAAGTATCTCCTGCGGTTATTGAACGACTCCGTAAGCTTTGGGAAGGGCAGGTTGCAAAGGCTAAGGACGATCCGGCTCAGAACATAAGAACCTTGACAGCATATGGATGGTGGTTTGCATCGGGTAAATTCCCACAGAAATGGTCAATGGCCCAGCTGACGATAGTTCTTCGACTGGCTAAGACGATAGATGTGGACTATTTGGTCCTCGAGCGTCTCCTCGTTGTTAGTCGTATTATGCCTCTGGAGGTCATACGCTGTCTTCGTTTGTTCTGCGAGGCTTCAGAGCAACAGTGGGAGATCTCAAGTCGGCTTGATGCAATCAAGAAGATTCTTTCCCCCATGTTGAAAGGTAAGAGAAGTGCAGTGAAGGAAGAGGCCATTGATCTCGCTGAATTTCTTACAGCGAAGGGATTTCGATACTTTGACGACCTGCTTGATGATGCATATCAGGCCGCTACCTAATGCGGCTTAAATTGGTGCCTCCTGTATAGTTGATTTTCCCACAGATATATCGGCGTGCCATACATCTTGGCGGTTTTTCGAGCCGCTTTGGCCGCTCGGCGGAGTGCACGTCCGACGTTCTGAACGAATCGCGTATTTTCCGTCTGTTGCTTGGTCTTCATGTGGCTCACCTCATCAGCTGTGGGCAAGTCTAGTCAACCGCCCACTGTCCCAATCAGCTGGCGACGGGCTGCTGATAATCCACTTCAATGGTGAAGCCCAGATCTTCGATCATGCCCCAGACTTCGGGAGCCGGCGCACCAGGCGTCGTCAAATAACCGTTTACGAAGACGGAGTCGGCCGGATAGAGGGCCAATGGTTGGAGAGATCGAAGATTATGTTCGCGACCCCCAGCGATGCGGATTTCAGTCCGAGGATGCAAGAATCGGAACAGACAGAGCACTTTCAAACAGCGTTGAGGCGTGAGGTTCTCGGCCTGTTCGAATGGGGTACCGGAGACTGGGGTGAGCATGTTCAAGGGAATGGAGTCCGGCTTGACATCTTGCAGGGCCGTGGCCAGCTCAATCAGATCCTCGTCTGACTCACCCATACCAACGATGCCCCCGGAGCAAATTTCTAATCCCGCTGCGCGTGCGTTCTTGATCGTTGCCATCCGGTCTTGAAAGGTGTGCGTGGTGCAGATCGATGCGTGAAAGGCTTCGCTGGTGTTCAGGTTGTGATTCACCCGGTCGACACCGGCGGCTTTGAGGCGCTTGGCCTGGGATTCGCTCATCAAGCCGAGTGAACAGCAGATTTGAATCGGAACCTCCTGCTTGATGGAACGGACCGCTCCGGCGATTTCGTCGATCTCTCGATCCAATGGGCTCCGTCCGCTGATGACGATGCAGTAGCGCTGAGCCTTGGAGGCGGCGGCTTGTCGCGCACCTTCCATCATCTGTTTCTGCGGAAGCAGGTTATACCGTTCGATCGGCGCCGTCGAAATGGACGACTGTGAACAGTAGTGGCAATCTTCCTGGCAGGCTCCACTCTTGGCGTTCTGCAGCATCTGGAGGCGAACCGTTCGGCCGAAGTACTTGGATCGCACCTGAAAGGCTGCATGCAGCAAGGCAAGCAGGTCGTCGTTTGTGGTATTCAACACGGAGTGACATTCTTCTTTGGTCAGAGATTCGTCATGGAGCGCTTTGTCCGCCAACGTCATGTAGGTCATAGGTTCCTCAATAAATGATACGACAGATGATCTGTTGAGATTACAGTCTGTTCACTGACAGGGGCAAGGAATTACAGCCTTGTCCGTTCAAGTATGCAGCAGGTGCCGGCGGGAAAGCTACACGGTTTCAAATGGAGAAGCAATGCCTTGGTAGGGCACAGACGGGCTTGGGGACGGGTCCTTCTCTGGGTTGGTGGAGACCTGACTGGTTTCGATCCAGGGGAGGGCCGTGAGCGTATTCCACCTGGCACAGCGGCGGCACCGGCCTGTCCAGTCGACGGATTCTTGTTGGCATTGGGTACAGATATACGGTACCACCACACGTTTCTTGAAACTCAGCGCTTTCTTGAGCGAGGTAATCGCCTCTTCGAACTGTTGTTTTCGGAGGTACAGATTGGCCATGATCTTGTGGTAGTCCAACAGATGATCTTGCGGACCTTCAATCGTTGAAAGGAGGTCAAACGCTTCATCCACCATTTCGAGTCGGTAATAGAGTTTACCCAGGTAGAACTGGAGCACGGGATTCTGCGGGTCTTGCTGCAGCGCGTCCTGATAGATCCTGATGATTTCGCTGGGTTCGCCTTGATCCAGGAACAGCTCCTCCAGCCGATGGAGAATGATGACGCTCCTGGTACGTGTGTAGACCTTTTTCAGAATCTCGACGGCGTCTTTTGTTTTTCCCTCATGAATCAGAATTTCCCCGATGCCGATATAGGCAGGGAGGAAGGCACGGTCTTTCTTAATGGCGCCGCGGAAGTATCGTCGGGCCTTGTCGGGATGGCCGCGTTCGAGCAGCTGGCGTCCCACCTCATACATGCACCCCAGGAGCAGTGCGGCCTCAGTCTGTTTTTCCGGGGCGGGGAGGTTGGCTTTGAGCAGACGGTGCTGGATTTCCAGCGCCTCATTCCATCGCTCCAGGCGGATGTTGAGGTCTCGTTTTCTGATCAAGGCCGTGAGGTTATCAGGTTCGATCTTGAGGATTTGCTGCAGGGCCTGCAGGGCTTCTTCATACCGCTTGGCTCCTTCAAGATCCTTCCCCAACTCCAGTAATACTTCGATGTTCCGATCGTCCACCCGCTGCGCATGTTGGTGGAGTCGGATGGCCTCGGAAAAGTTCTGTTCCGAGCGATAGATGTTTCCCAGCCAGAGCAGTGAATCGACTCTGGTCGGATCAATTGCAAGAGCTTTTTCCAACAGGGTAATGGCTTCCGAGGTACGTTTCGACATAAACGCATGGGTGCCGTCTCGGTGAAGCGTATCGACCTTTTCTTTGCGGCGTACGAGACGTTGACTGCGCCAATTGAGGATGAGGTGGGCGGTCTGTTGCAAACCGACGACGAATGTTGCGAGGACGGCTCCGCCGGCCATCGAGATGAGTATCAATGTGACGGGGCTGAGATCGAAGGCCACTCCGGGACTGGTATGGATGATGACCGTCCCTGGATTGAGCTCGCGGAAGTAGCTATACACAAACACGCCGGCACTGATGAGAAAAATGGTGATCAGCAGTTTGAACATCGCTTAAACCATCTTCTACGAACGTGCCTTCCGGGTCAGCCGCTCCTTTGTCTCTGGAGTCGGTGCCGAGGCCTTGTCTGAAATAGGAATGTGCCGTGCGTCACTCCACAGACGCTCAAGCGCGTAATGCGAGCGGGCGTCCTGTCGAAACACATGGGCTACGACATCGCCAAAATCGATAAGAACCCACTGCCCTGAAGTTGTCCCTTCAAGACTCAGTGGCCGTTGGTTCAGACGAGACAGCGCGTCGACGATCGAATCAGCCACTGCGCACGTCTGCCGATCGGATTCGGCAGAACCCAGGACCAGATAGTCAGCGATTGAAGTCAGCGGGGCGACATGGAGGACTTGAACATCAAGGGCCTTCTTGTCGAGCATCGCGTTGGCGACGGCGAGGGCTGTGGCCTTAGATGTGCGTGCGATTACGGTCCTCCTGATAAAGGCTATGCTGAAGTATATAAGATTCCACCGGGGGGGGCAACATATTTGCCAGCGGGAGGCCGCATTGTACCCTTCTCCTGATCTCCGACGCCGAGATGAGACAGGGGGAAAGAGGTACACAGGTGAGACCGGATGACTCAGGGACGGCGATCTCCACCTGGTCCAAGGTACCGAGATCCAGTTGCCGAAGGGCTTGTGCATCCAGGTTGGACAGTAGGGGCATCTTGCTGAGGGATTGGAATGACTGTCCTGGGCGGGTGACGACCACAAAATGGCAGAGCCGCAGAAGTTGTTCAGGGGCTCTCCAGGTGGAGAATTCGAGAAAGGCATCTAAGCCAATGATAAAGAACAGGTTCCATGATGGACCATACTGGGATTGGACTTCACGGATGGTATCGATCGAGTACGACTTCCCAACCCGATTGATCTCGATTGCCGATACCTCGAAAAATGGGGTTTCAGCGATGGCAAGTTCGACCATTTTGAGGCGAGTCCCTGCGGGGGCTAGTGATCCGCTCTGCTTGTGGGGCGGGTCACCGGTTGGAATAAAGAGAACTCGAGTGAGTTGCAAGCGTTCAAATACCTGATGGGCGATAGTAAGGTGGCCGTTGTGAATAGGGTTAAAGCTGCCACCGAGAAGGCCGAGGCGTTGCGGACGGGAGGATTGAGTCTCGAGGGAGGAGTGCTGAGGATTTGAAACATTCATAACTCGGGACCGCGGCCTCAGCACTAAAGAATCACGAGATTGTCGCGGTGAATCACTTCCTCATACTCTTGGGAGCCGAACTGTTCCTGAATGACGCTCGTCTTGAGGCCTTTCATCCGGTCTAAGAGTTCCGACGACACGTTCACCAGGCCTTTGGCAAATTCCTTTCCGTTTGGATCGAAGCAACTCACCGGATCGCCGGCTTCGAATGGCCCGTTCACCTTGCAAATACCGGATGCGAGCAGGCTTTTCCCTCGTTGCGCAAGGGCATCGACGGCCCCCTGGTCGAGATGCAGCTGGCCACGCGGGCGAAGCGTGAACGCGATCCAATGTTTTCGGCTGTTCAGGCGGCGTTCCTTTGCCAGAAACAGACTTCCGCCGGTTCCTGTCGTCAACGCTGTGGCGAGGAGCCCTGCTCGCTCTCCATTGAGAATCAAGGTAGAGATTCCGTATTGCCCGACCTTCTTAGCCGCCCGGAGTTTGGTGGCCATGCCGCCTGTGCCCTCGAAGGTGCTGGACACGCCGGCTAATTGCTCAATGTCATCAGTGATAGCCGGGATGAACGGGATCAGGGTCGCAGAAGGGTTCTTGCGAGGATCTTCTGTGTACAGTCCATCGACGTCCGATAAAATCACCAGGAGGTCGGCATCGGCCAGGTGAGCTACTTCACTGGCCAGGGTATCGTTGTCACCCACTCTGATCTCATCGACTGCGACGGTATCGTTTTCATTGATGATCGGAACGATGCCGAAATCAATCAGTGCCGAAAGGGTATGGCGGGCGTTGAGGAAACGGCGGCGGTCTTCAAGGTCCTGGTGGGTGAGGAGAATCTGTGCTACCTGAGTCGAAAGACGTTCGAAAGCCTTTTCATAGGCCCACATCAGGCGACTTTGTCCTACGGCTGCCGCAGCCTGCTTGACCGGAAGGTTTTTTGGGTATTCTTTGAGTTGCAGTTTTTTGATGCCGGAGACAATGGCGCCGGAGGAGACGATCAGGATCTCTCGTCCCTGTTTCTTCAGGGTGGCGATTTCGTCGGCCAACTGCTCAATTCTGTCGGGGCGTAGCCCTTCAGCACGCGAAGCGATCAGGCTACTGCCGATTTTGATGACGATCCGCGTGGCCTGCGTTAGGACTGTGTCTCGCATGGCAGCATCCGTAACATATCAACCTGTTTCCCGACATAGAGGATCAACTGATCCAGCCCTGTATTTGTGGCGGCTGAGATCGGGAAGCAGGGATATCCTCGGTCTCGGCAATAGGCTTGAATTTGTTCCAGCCGTTCACCTGCCCCAGTGACATCAATCTTAGTTGGAACGACGGCAAAGGGGCGGGTGGTCAGCCCCTGGTCATAGGCGGCCAGTTCTTGCCGGAGGGTCTCGAAGCTGTTTTGGGGGTCGTCGGTCGCCCATTCCGAGACGTCGATCAAGTGGAGCAAAAATGCGGTTCGCTCAATATGGCGGAGAAACTGCACTCCCAGGCCTTTTCCTTCGTGTGCTCCTTCGATCAAACCCGGGATATCGGCGACCACAAAACTGCGGTCGGATCCCCATCTGACGACACCAAGGTTAGGAATCAATGTGGTAAAGGGATAATCGGCGATTTTTGGACGAGCCGCAGAAATGGCAGAGATCAGGGTCGACTTTCCCGCATTGGGAAATCCCACAAGACCAACATCAGCCAGTAACTTGAGTTCGAGCCGTAGGGTACGCTCTTCTCCGGAACTCCCCGGCGTGCACTTGGTTGGTACGCGATTGACGGATGTGGCGAAGTTGCTATTGCCCTTTCCGCCACGCCCACCTTGGGCG is a genomic window containing:
- the galE gene encoding UDP-glucose 4-epimerase GalE, which encodes MILVTGGAGYIGSHTCVELLQAGHDVTVFDNCCNSHPESLERVQRITGKQLRLIRGDIRDHDALVTALRESGAHAVIHFAGLKAVGESVQQPLAYYDNNVVGSLRLLEAMGLCGVKTLVFSSSATVYGDPQRLPLTEDHPLSATNPYGQTKLTVEHILRDVQRSDTSWRIGILRYFNPVGAHESGLIGEDPQGTPNNLMPFVAQVAVGRRPHLNVFGEDYPTLDGTGVRDYIHVVDLAIGHLKALEALGRAPHQTECLTVNLGTGTGYSVLEIVRAFQQASGKPVIYKIAPRRPGDVAACYADPSKAAALLGWQANRSLADMCVDTWKWQSFNPHGYNSPNPVT
- a CDS encoding tetratricopeptide repeat protein, giving the protein MIVVSARRGFGRRQQPFAQVVRVVSLLVLVVVAAPCALADDGRRASVEQIVEQAKSAWDSGAVTSALELLEQGVHAHPHAPALHKLRGDILSTFRDPKEAVHAYDQALAAEPAALDVRWAKWAVLVRWGQEAEAIAELRSIAQIDAQNPLAHWRLAQELRKIDRLEDSLESYQRAVELKPEFLGWRLALARARFDVLDYSGADADLRYVLEHVPPGSPLELPAKNQLAQLHESMERGRRFTPALTPTASATQLKEWAAMRSDAWKLFEAGRYREAEPVYRRLLMLNPSDPIATHQLGLTLMELDRCEEALAVFGNISNLNPNEEDFADTTFRMGQCYVKLERWDEAFIHFQLLYDAAVEFEQANKDVPFPAGTRVLAKDKIARWLDKVKPHVPELVKLKEEEANREREVRDQPVPSEEALYARATERIKAQKTLETGAAIAGRDADFSWFRFVIPATKVVRDDFPTGAHEFIPLNPGDTFSTTQSEIYLVFRLLSDSFDAVPLTARCSVETRDMTEDQQTLVQDRVMTTTNDRSGYFLLTPPKTGWSPGLYRCGLFAGEQTSAYSYVDEVRFRIIEAR
- a CDS encoding type II toxin-antitoxin system HicA family toxin, which gives rise to MRLPRDLSGNDLAQALRQLGYSITRQAGSHLRLTTLQHGEHHITIPQHSPLRIGTLSAILTDVATHFDISRDQLVAQLFGPGK
- a CDS encoding 2-oxoisovalerate dehydrogenase, which gives rise to MSELIFLVEEAPDGGFTARALGQSIFTEADTLAELPEKVRDAVRCHFEEGKGPKIVRLHHVREEVIAV
- the bioB gene encoding biotin synthase BioB: MTYMTLADKALHDESLTKEECHSVLNTTNDDLLALLHAAFQVRSKYFGRTVRLQMLQNAKSGACQEDCHYCSQSSISTAPIERYNLLPQKQMMEGARQAAASKAQRYCIVISGRSPLDREIDEIAGAVRSIKQEVPIQICCSLGLMSESQAKRLKAAGVDRVNHNLNTSEAFHASICTTHTFQDRMATIKNARAAGLEICSGGIVGMGESDEDLIELATALQDVKPDSIPLNMLTPVSGTPFEQAENLTPQRCLKVLCLFRFLHPRTEIRIAGGREHNLRSLQPLALYPADSVFVNGYLTTPGAPAPEVWGMIEDLGFTIEVDYQQPVAS
- a CDS encoding tetratricopeptide repeat protein, with amino-acid sequence MFKLLITIFLISAGVFVYSYFRELNPGTVIIHTSPGVAFDLSPVTLILISMAGGAVLATFVVGLQQTAHLILNWRSQRLVRRKEKVDTLHRDGTHAFMSKRTSEAITLLEKALAIDPTRVDSLLWLGNIYRSEQNFSEAIRLHQHAQRVDDRNIEVLLELGKDLEGAKRYEEALQALQQILKIEPDNLTALIRKRDLNIRLERWNEALEIQHRLLKANLPAPEKQTEAALLLGCMYEVGRQLLERGHPDKARRYFRGAIKKDRAFLPAYIGIGEILIHEGKTKDAVEILKKVYTRTRSVIILHRLEELFLDQGEPSEIIRIYQDALQQDPQNPVLQFYLGKLYYRLEMVDEAFDLLSTIEGPQDHLLDYHKIMANLYLRKQQFEEAITSLKKALSFKKRVVVPYICTQCQQESVDWTGRCRRCARWNTLTALPWIETSQVSTNPEKDPSPSPSVPYQGIASPFETV
- the rsfS gene encoding ribosome silencing factor; the protein is MYFSIAFIRRTVIARTSKATALAVANAMLDKKALDVQVLHVAPLTSIADYLVLGSAESDRQTCAVADSIVDALSRLNQRPLSLEGTTSGQWVLIDFGDVVAHVFRQDARSHYALERLWSDARHIPISDKASAPTPETKERLTRKARS